From Acidobacteriota bacterium:
TCGATGGCTTTGCTCTTGCCCTGAACGAGCTGGACTACCTTGCGGCCCATCAGATCGATGCACGGAATAATCACAGGCGGACTGAGACTCCTTTGGAACGTAGAAATTCCTTGAGGCTGCGGATGGTGTGCGTCCCGAAATGGAAAATGGACGCGGCCAGCGCGGCGTCCGCCGCTCCGTCAAGGAAGACGCCGGAAAAGTGCTCCAGGTTTCCAGCGCCACCAGAGGCGATCACTGGAATGGGAACGGCGCGGGCGATCGTGGCCGTCAGTTCGCAATCGAACCCCGCCTGCGTACCGTCCGCGTCCATGGAAGTCAGCAGGATTTCCCCCGCTCCTAACTCGTCCACGCGACGCGCCCACCAGAGTGCATCGACGCCCGTGTCCTTCGTGCCGCCGTAGGTTACCACGTTCCAGCGCGCAGGTCCCTGCTCGCCACGGGGTCCCCTGCGGGCGTCAATGGCCACCACAATGGCTTGCCTCCCGAACTTCGCAGCGAGTTCACGCACGATTTCAGGATTTTCAACCGCAGCCGTGTTGATGGCCACTTTGTCGGCGCCCACTGAAAGCAACCGGCGTGCGTCTTCAATGGTCCGAACACCCCCGCCCACGGTGAGCGGAATAAAGAGCCTTCGCGCAACGCGATTGACGGTGTCCATCAAGGTGGCGCGTCCTTCGCGTGAAGCCGAAATATCGAGCATCACCAGTTCATCAGCGCCCTCGGAGTTGTAAGCTGCCGCGAGATCGCCGGGATCGCCTGCATCGCGCAGGTTGACGAACTGCACTCCCTTAACGACCCGGCCGTCTTTGCAATCGA
This genomic window contains:
- the hisF gene encoding imidazole glycerol phosphate synthase subunit HisF, which gives rise to MFAKRIIPCLDCKDGRVVKGVQFVNLRDAGDPGDLAAAYNSEGADELVMLDISASREGRATLMDTVNRVARRLFIPLTVGGGVRTIEDARRLLSVGADKVAINTAAVENPEIVRELAAKFGRQAIVVAIDARRGPRGEQGPARWNVVTYGGTKDTGVDALWWARRVDELGAGEILLTSMDADGTQAGFDCELTATIARAVPIPVIASGGAGNLEHFSGVFLDGAADAALAASIFHFGTHTIRSLKEFLRSKGVSVRL